In Hamadaea flava, a genomic segment contains:
- a CDS encoding galactose-binding domain-containing protein, whose translation MTVTRRQILATAAAGTAAAAAAAIELPGAAAAASPPGDVVGKITVGYQGWFAAAGDGSPINGWWHWAQNWGQTPSPSNNSIVSWPDVRDYTRTYPTAWANLGNGQPAALFSHYDQQTVDTHFQWMRDNGCDTAALQRFNPFGGEGAIRDAMAAKVRTAAEATGRRFYVMYDVTNWTNMQSEIKTDWTQKMSAHTASSAYAKQNGKPVVCVWGFGFNDDGRPFSAAACLDVVNWFKNQGCYVIGGVPTYWRQGINDSRAGYFDVYTAFHMISPWMVGRTGTLDGLDWFYTNVNLADQAECNARGIDYQPCVMPGDLSSHARHHGDFYWRHLYNMIRLGAQGLYVSMFDEYNEGNQIAKTAESAAFIPAGSSFVTLDEDGTACSSDYYLRITADGGKMLKGQIALTAVRPTQPVVGTPPATGNLASGKPTSESSHNQGFVAANAVDGDQNSYWESANNAFPQWVQVDLGAAALVNRAVLKLPASWGARTQTISLQDGATGTALASGSYVFDPASGNTVTVTFAQKSVRYVRVTVSANTGWPAGQLSAFEVYGATTADTQAPSAPANLTVTGKTSSGVSLSWSASTDNVGVTAYQVRQGGAVVATVTGTTATVSGLNPATAYTFTVTAQDAAGNTSAASNAVTVTTDAAPSTNLARGKATGESSHTQSYSSGNTVDGNAGTYWESANSAFPQWLQVDLGTATTISRVVLKLPSSWETRTQTLSVQGSVAGSSFTTLAGGGYTFNPATGNTVTVTFGAASARYVRIQITGNTGWPAGQVSELEVYA comes from the coding sequence ATGACGGTCACACGCAGGCAGATTCTGGCCACTGCGGCGGCAGGAACCGCGGCAGCGGCGGCCGCCGCGATCGAGCTGCCCGGGGCGGCGGCCGCGGCCAGCCCGCCCGGCGACGTCGTCGGCAAGATCACGGTCGGCTACCAGGGCTGGTTCGCAGCGGCCGGGGACGGTTCGCCGATCAACGGCTGGTGGCATTGGGCGCAGAACTGGGGGCAGACCCCGTCGCCGTCCAACAACTCGATCGTCTCCTGGCCCGACGTACGCGATTACACCCGGACCTATCCGACGGCCTGGGCGAATCTTGGCAACGGTCAGCCCGCCGCCTTGTTCTCCCACTACGACCAGCAGACGGTCGACACGCATTTCCAGTGGATGCGCGACAACGGCTGCGACACGGCCGCCCTGCAGCGGTTCAACCCGTTCGGCGGCGAGGGCGCGATCCGCGACGCGATGGCGGCCAAGGTACGCACCGCGGCCGAGGCGACCGGCCGGAGGTTCTACGTGATGTACGACGTCACCAACTGGACCAACATGCAGTCGGAGATCAAGACCGACTGGACCCAGAAGATGTCGGCGCACACCGCGTCCTCGGCGTACGCGAAGCAGAACGGCAAGCCGGTGGTGTGCGTCTGGGGCTTCGGCTTCAACGACGACGGGCGCCCGTTCAGCGCCGCGGCCTGCCTCGACGTGGTGAACTGGTTCAAGAACCAGGGCTGCTACGTGATCGGCGGCGTGCCGACCTACTGGCGGCAGGGCATCAACGACTCCCGCGCCGGATACTTCGACGTGTACACCGCCTTCCATATGATCTCGCCGTGGATGGTCGGCCGGACCGGCACGCTGGACGGGCTGGACTGGTTCTACACCAACGTCAACCTCGCCGACCAGGCCGAGTGCAACGCCCGTGGCATCGACTACCAGCCCTGTGTCATGCCCGGCGACCTGTCGTCGCACGCCCGCCACCACGGGGACTTCTACTGGCGGCATCTCTACAACATGATCCGGCTGGGCGCCCAGGGCCTCTACGTCTCGATGTTCGACGAGTACAACGAGGGCAACCAGATCGCGAAGACCGCCGAGTCGGCCGCCTTCATCCCGGCCGGGTCGAGCTTCGTGACGCTGGACGAGGACGGCACCGCCTGCTCGTCCGACTACTACCTGCGGATCACCGCCGACGGCGGCAAGATGCTCAAGGGCCAGATCGCGCTGACCGCTGTCCGCCCGACGCAACCCGTCGTCGGCACGCCGCCGGCGACCGGCAACCTGGCGAGCGGCAAGCCGACCAGCGAAAGCAGCCACAACCAGGGATTCGTGGCGGCCAACGCGGTCGACGGCGACCAGAACAGCTACTGGGAGAGCGCCAACAACGCGTTCCCGCAGTGGGTGCAGGTCGACCTCGGCGCCGCCGCCCTGGTCAACCGCGCCGTGCTCAAACTTCCGGCGTCCTGGGGCGCGCGTACGCAGACGATCTCCCTCCAGGACGGAGCAACCGGCACGGCGCTGGCGAGCGGCTCCTATGTGTTCGATCCGGCGAGCGGCAACACCGTGACCGTCACGTTCGCCCAGAAGTCCGTCCGCTACGTCCGGGTGACCGTGTCGGCCAACACGGGCTGGCCCGCGGGCCAGCTGTCGGCATTCGAGGTCTACGGCGCGACGACCGCCGACACGCAGGCTCCGAGCGCTCCAGCCAACCTGACCGTCACGGGCAAGACGTCCAGCGGCGTGTCGCTGTCCTGGTCGGCGTCGACGGACAACGTCGGAGTGACGGCGTACCAGGTCCGTCAGGGTGGTGCGGTGGTCGCCACGGTCACCGGCACGACCGCCACGGTCAGCGGTCTCAACCCGGCCACCGCGTACACGTTCACCGTCACCGCGCAGGACGCCGCCGGCAACACCTCGGCCGCGTCGAACGCCGTCACCGTCACGACCGACGCCGCGCCCAGCACGAACCTCGCCCGCGGCAAGGCCACCGGCGAGAGCAGCCACACGCAGAGCTACAGCTCCGGCAACACCGTCGACGGCAACGCCGGCACCTACTGGGAGAGCGCCAACAGCGCGTTCCCGCAATGGCTCCAGGTCGACCTCGGCACGGCCACCACGATCAGCCGCGTCGTCCTCAAGCTGCCGTCGTCCTGGGAGACCCGGACCCAGACCCTCTCGGTGCAGGGCAGCGTCGCCGGCTCGTCGTTCACGACCCTCGCCGGCGGCGGCTACACGTTCAATCCCGCCACCGGCAACACGGTCACCGTCACGTTCGGGGCCGCGAGCGCCCGCTACGTGCGGATCCAGATCACGGGCAACACCGGCTGGCCGGCGGGTCAGGTCTCCGAGCTGGAGGTGTACGCGTAA
- a CDS encoding gamma-glutamyltransferase family protein — MRTPVYAPNGVVATSQPLAAQAGVAMLREGGTAVDAAVAAAITLAVVQPGSNDLGGDLFALVWDGRQLHGLNASGRSPAALTQELMAASALPPTAALGGAQAATATAPPARGWLPVTVPGAPAGWADLHARFGRLPFERLFDDAIRYAEGGFPVSPATARHWAAAVRVHAGLSDEACAHWARTFTLDGRAPTAGERFANPGAGRALRLISGSHARDFYNGEVAAAMVRHAWNTAGLLTGDDLAGHESTWVEPMSASYHGYEVHELPPNGQGVAALQALALLDGLPGVPDTHQQIEAMKLGFADAHAYVADPLFGTPPDLLDPSYLDSRRTLIGERAADPPPGDPMRGGTVYLATADASGMMVSLIQSSYMGFGSFVTIPEYGFGLQNRGAGFSLDPAHPNVAAGRKRPFHTIIPGFLSRDGAPVGPFGVMGGHMQPQGHLQLVTATVDGGLDPQAALAQPRWYWTSGLDVVVEPSFDRAILADLSARGHRISVATEVSTFGMGQAIWRTPHGYVAGSEPRADGQAAPC; from the coding sequence GCCGTCGCCGCGGCCATCACGCTCGCCGTCGTGCAGCCCGGCTCCAACGACCTCGGCGGCGACCTGTTCGCCCTCGTCTGGGACGGCCGGCAGCTGCACGGCCTCAACGCCTCCGGCCGGTCCCCCGCCGCGTTGACCCAGGAGCTGATGGCGGCCTCGGCGCTGCCGCCCACCGCCGCGCTCGGCGGCGCGCAGGCGGCCACGGCCACCGCTCCCCCGGCCCGGGGATGGCTGCCGGTCACCGTTCCCGGCGCGCCGGCCGGGTGGGCGGATCTGCACGCGCGATTCGGCCGGCTGCCGTTCGAGCGGCTTTTCGACGACGCCATCCGGTACGCCGAGGGCGGCTTTCCGGTCTCGCCGGCCACTGCCCGGCACTGGGCCGCCGCGGTACGCGTACACGCTGGGCTGTCGGATGAGGCGTGTGCGCACTGGGCGCGGACGTTCACCCTCGACGGCCGGGCGCCCACGGCGGGTGAGCGGTTCGCGAATCCGGGCGCGGGACGGGCCTTGCGGTTGATCTCCGGGTCGCACGCGCGGGACTTCTATAACGGCGAGGTGGCCGCGGCCATGGTGCGGCACGCCTGGAACACGGCGGGCCTGCTCACGGGCGACGACCTGGCCGGCCACGAGTCGACCTGGGTCGAGCCGATGAGCGCGAGTTATCACGGTTACGAGGTGCACGAGCTGCCGCCCAACGGGCAGGGTGTGGCCGCGCTTCAGGCCCTCGCGCTGCTCGACGGGCTGCCCGGCGTCCCCGATACGCATCAGCAGATCGAGGCGATGAAGCTGGGTTTCGCCGACGCGCACGCCTACGTCGCGGACCCGTTGTTCGGCACCCCGCCCGACCTGCTCGATCCGTCCTACCTAGACAGTCGCCGTACGCTGATCGGCGAGCGGGCGGCCGATCCCCCGCCCGGCGACCCGATGCGCGGCGGCACGGTGTACCTGGCCACCGCCGACGCGAGCGGCATGATGGTGTCGCTCATCCAGTCGAGCTACATGGGGTTCGGCTCGTTCGTCACCATCCCCGAGTACGGCTTCGGCCTGCAGAATCGGGGCGCGGGCTTCAGCCTCGACCCGGCCCACCCGAACGTGGCGGCTGGGCGCAAACGCCCGTTCCACACCATCATCCCGGGCTTTCTGAGCCGCGACGGCGCACCGGTCGGGCCGTTCGGCGTGATGGGCGGGCACATGCAGCCGCAAGGTCACCTACAACTCGTGACGGCCACGGTGGACGGCGGCCTCGACCCGCAGGCGGCACTGGCCCAGCCCCGGTGGTACTGGACGAGCGGCCTCGACGTGGTGGTCGAGCCGTCGTTCGACCGGGCGATCCTGGCCGACCTGTCGGCGCGCGGGCACCGGATCAGCGTCGCCACCGAGGTGAGCACCTTCGGGATGGGCCAAGCCATCTGGCGTACGCCCCACGGCTATGTCGCCGGGTCCGAACCCCGGGCGGACGGCCAAGCCGCCCCCTGCTGA